Proteins encoded within one genomic window of Neoarius graeffei isolate fNeoGra1 chromosome 18, fNeoGra1.pri, whole genome shotgun sequence:
- the LOC132865840 gene encoding microfibril-associated glycoprotein 4-like: MVNKHESTNQVIQRRIDGNLSFYQPWEQYKEGFGNAVGEYWLGLENIFLMINTDKYMQRVDMEDFEKGSAYAQYTLFYIDSESSKYRLHIGGYINGGAGDSLYYVNGRYFSTFDKSYTGSCPEKYSGGFWYYYYRYYYLCHRANPNGLYKYRNVGTSYTGII, from the exons ATGGTAAATAAACATGAG TCCACCAACCAGGTGATTCAGAGGAGAATCGATGGCAATTTGAGTTTCTACCAGCCATGGGAGCAGTATAAGGAAGGATTTGGTAATGCCGTGGGTGAATACTGGCTAG GTCTGGAGAACATCTTCCTGATGATCAACACTGACAAGTATATGCAGAGAGTGGACATGGAGGATTTTGAGAAAGGCAGTGCCTACGCCCAGTACACTTTATTCTACATCGACTCAGAGTCCAGCAAATACAGGCTGCACATCGGTGGCTACATCAATGGAGGAGCAG GTGATTCTTTGTACTATGTGAATGGGAGGTATTTTTCAACCTTTGACAAATCCTACACAGGAAGCTGTCCAGAGAAGTACAGTGGAGGATTCTGGTACTACTACTACAGAtactattatttgtgtcacagagCCAACCCCAACGGCTTGTATAAATACAGGAATGTGGGCACATCTTACACAGGGATCATATGA
- the LOC132865841 gene encoding paraneoplastic antigen Ma1 homolog, whose protein sequence is MDLSQAVEWSREENVELCHAILLSRVPLEATDDVVSRVLSTVKVLGRTRIRGRRGDKTGRHLYILVETSAELDQSSVPPEVGIVGEAGPWAVHVVSSLLPASPVLESDGFEAKLFSLLQQEGKSMGDVKAVLGTQPPKPDVSMDLVNAIGQLVDRCNQASVDVPGYRKLRLFSGLRPVPPGEEEYEAWMEQATQMITEWQCSDAAKRQRIVESLRGPAADIVRFLKVSSPSATATDYLTALDTTYGSTESGADLMASFRHTFQEDGEKLSAFLYRLDKLLHRALLRGGIEAAGLNRARLEQLFKGALTTDIVALRVRLLHTLQAPPSFSQLMRNVREEEHWVSARESAKVSVASSTFRQVPVTAAVALPHVPVTPLASEVDSLRKEVKELTSLVTKLLTATTVAPENPQVSQFGVSHSTETTAPAVPTRAVSSNLPKSTTSSSVPAIFCYKCGEDGHTKRECTRPENLRVVNQKLLKRVMQQGNFPGAQ, encoded by the coding sequence ATGGACCTTAGTCAGGCTGTTGAGTGGAGCCGTGAGGAGAATGTGGAGTTGTgtcatgccattttacttagcagAGTGCCATTGGAGGCCACTGATGATGTGGTTAGCCGTGTGCTCAGCACAGTTAAGGTTCTGGGTAGGACCCGGATACGCGGTCGCCGTGGTGACAAGACTGGTAGGCACCTGTACATTTTAGTCGAGACTTCTGCTGAGTTGGATCAGAGCTCTGTCCCTCCTGAAGTGGGAATTGTAGGTGAGGCAGGTCCATGGGCTGTTCATGTAGTGAGTAGTTTGCTGCCTGCTAGTCCTGTTCTTGAAAGTGATGGATTCGAAGCCAAGCTATTTTCATTATTACAGCAGGAAGGCAAGTCTATGGGTGATGTGAAGGCTGTTTTGGGCACGCAGCCTCCTAAACCTGATGTCAGCATGGATCTTGTGAATGCCATAGGCCAGCTCGTTGATCGCTGTAACCAGGCATCTGTTGATGTGCCTGGCTATAGAAAACTGAGGCTGTTTTCCGGTTTACGGCCCGTTCCCCCAGGCGAGGAAGAATATGAGGCCTGGATGGAGCAGGCTACTCAGATGATTACTGAGTGGCAGTGCAGTGATGCTGCTAAGCGACAGCGCATTGTTGAGAGTTTGCGTGGGCCTGCTGCGGATATAGTAAGGTTTTTGAAAGTCAGTAGCCCATCTGCTACTGCTACTGATTACTTAACCGCTCTTGACACTACTTATGGATCGACTGAGAGTGGGGCAGACCTTATGGCATCGTTTCGCCATACTTTTCAAGAAGATGGTGAGAAACTTTCTGCTTTCTTGTATCGCTTGGACAAGCTTCTCCACCGTGCTCTTTTGAGAGGAGGGATTGAAGCTGCAGGCCTGAATCGTGCACGTCTGGAGCAGTTGTTCAAGGGTGCTCTCACCACTGACATTGTGGCTTTACGTGTGCGACTTTTGCACACTTTGCAAGCTCCGCCTTCTTTTTCCCAGTTAATGCGAAATGTGAGAGAGGAAGAGCACTGGGTAAGTGCAAGGGAGAGTGCAAAGGTTTCTGTGGCCTCATCTACATTTCGCCAGGTTCCTGTGACTGCTGCTGTCGCTCTTCCTCATGTGCCTGTTACTCCCCTGGCGTCTGAGGTTGACAGTCTGAGGAAAGAGGTCAAGGAGCTGACGTCTTTAGTaactaaacttttgactgctactaccGTGGCtcctgaaaatcctcaagtctcacAGTTTGGTGTAAGCCACAGCACAGAAACCACAGCCCCAGCTGTTCCCACAAGGGCTGTTTCTTCGAACCTGCCGAAGTCTACGACATCCTCTTCTGTTCCTGCCATTTTTTGTTACAAGTGTGGAGAAGACGGCCACACCAAGCGAGAGTGCACACGTCCTGAGAACTTGAGGGTAGTGAATCAGAAGCTGCTTAAGAGGGTCATGCAGCAGGGAAACTTCCCCGGAGCTCAGTGA